One region of Gorilla gorilla gorilla isolate KB3781 chromosome 15, NHGRI_mGorGor1-v2.1_pri, whole genome shotgun sequence genomic DNA includes:
- the TEX22 gene encoding testis-expressed protein 22 has product MDSRKLSPQGKKLESHLSEEHRRPPLGLTAAWGQPSIQSSVQQGLQTQDWVCEPPERRRPGRHWSVSIDERRRLATLGGRERPGAAGAQLPCRDVVQMVAQLVSEDVDKDVLLPHPLRSTESTNAFQAFLARSAPFWHNATFEASRSPPS; this is encoded by the exons ATGGACAGCAGGAAACTGTCCCCCCAGGGGAAGAAGCTGGAGTCGCACCTCTCCGAAGAGCACAGGCGGCCCCCACTGGGCCTGACAGCAGCCTGGGGCCAGCCCAGTATCCAGAGCAGCGTTCAGCAGGGACTGCAGACTCAGGACTGG GTGTGCGAGCCGCCGGAACGCAGGCGCCCGGGCCGCCACTGGAGCGTCAGCATCGACGAGCGCCGGCGGCTGGCCACGCTGGGCGGCCGGGAGAGGCCGGGCGCCGCCGGGGCCCAGCTGCCCTGCAGG GACGTCGTGCAGATGGTAGCCCAGCTGGTGTCGGAGGACGTGGACAAGGACGTGCTCCTTCCCCACCCGCTGAGGTCTACCGAGTCCACCAACGCCTTCCAGGCCTTCCTGGCGCGGAGTGCGCCTTTCTGGCATAATGCAACTTTCGAGGCCTCGAGGTCACCCCCTTCCTAA